In Legionella lytica, one genomic interval encodes:
- a CDS encoding NfeD family protein: MAMRYLSLAKKIITLSLVVFIYSSSLYAARIVELSIKGPIGPATADYIVRDVNQAQHADLILVLLDTPGGLNESMRSIVQTFLASNVPIVVYVSPTGARAASAGTYILYAATLAAMAPGTQLGAASPVNISTEFSGAPQLGQHADTIDKKVTNDAVATIRSLAQLRGRDPVFAQKAVLNAETLTATEALKQKVINFIANDEQDLLAQLNGTVVTQNNQKITLNTSNPQIHRVNPDWRTYVLSLITDPTIAYLLLLLGIYGIFFELVNPGFVLPGVIGAISLLIAFYALQLLPVNYAGFLLIIVGIGFIIAEAFLPTFGSLGVGGTIAFLIGSVMLIDTPGYTLHVAWSVIGGMAVVNIVIFIILLGSVVRARNQKLQHGVEILIGGQGQAFEDINLKGQVLIRGEIWSAASRHFIAAGKPVIVVGSSGLVLHVEEDTGTQGE; this comes from the coding sequence ATGGCTATGCGTTATTTGAGTTTAGCTAAAAAAATAATTACTCTATCCCTTGTGGTTTTCATTTACTCTTCGTCACTCTATGCTGCAAGAATAGTAGAACTAAGTATTAAAGGTCCTATTGGTCCTGCCACTGCCGATTACATTGTACGTGATGTAAATCAAGCCCAACATGCAGATTTAATCCTGGTACTGCTTGATACTCCAGGAGGACTTAATGAGTCGATGCGAAGCATCGTGCAAACCTTTTTGGCCTCTAATGTACCCATCGTCGTTTATGTTAGTCCTACTGGGGCTCGTGCTGCCAGTGCCGGAACTTATATCTTATATGCGGCAACCTTAGCGGCGATGGCACCTGGAACTCAATTAGGTGCTGCCAGTCCCGTTAATATTAGTACCGAATTTTCAGGTGCCCCGCAATTGGGTCAGCATGCAGATACCATAGATAAGAAAGTCACGAATGATGCAGTGGCCACCATTCGTTCTTTGGCACAATTACGCGGGCGTGATCCCGTATTTGCACAAAAAGCGGTATTAAACGCAGAAACACTTACGGCAACAGAAGCATTAAAACAAAAGGTAATTAATTTTATTGCTAATGATGAACAGGATTTATTAGCGCAACTCAATGGGACAGTCGTCACGCAAAATAATCAAAAAATAACCCTAAATACGAGTAATCCACAAATCCACCGAGTCAATCCGGATTGGCGTACCTATGTCTTATCCTTAATCACCGATCCCACTATTGCCTACTTGTTACTGCTTTTGGGTATCTACGGTATTTTCTTCGAGTTAGTTAATCCTGGTTTTGTTCTGCCAGGAGTAATCGGGGCTATTTCTTTGCTTATCGCTTTTTACGCATTACAGTTATTACCGGTGAATTATGCCGGTTTTTTACTCATTATTGTGGGAATTGGATTCATAATTGCAGAGGCTTTTTTGCCTACTTTTGGCTCCTTGGGTGTTGGCGGCACCATCGCTTTTCTTATTGGTTCAGTCATGCTCATTGATACCCCTGGATATACTCTCCATGTTGCGTGGTCTGTAATTGGGGGCATGGCCGTGGTTAATATTGTTATTTTCATCATTCTTTTAGGCAGTGTAGTTAGGGCCCGTAATCAAAAGCTGCAACATGGAGTAGAGATTTTAATTGGTGGCCAGGGGCAAGCGTTTGAAGATATTAATCTGAAAGGGCAGGTGCTGATCCGCGGTGAAATTTGGAGTGCTGCATCACGCCATTTTATTGCTGCAGGTAAGCCAGTTATTGTGGTGGGCTCTTCAGGATTAGTGTTACATGTTGAGGAAGATACTGGAACACAAGGAGAATGA
- a CDS encoding slipin family protein: MTPFLGVIFAAIILLLISAVKVFREYERGVVFMLGRFWRVKGPGLVLIIPVIQQVVRVDLRTIVMDVPSQDVISKDNVSVRVNAVLYFRVVAPEHAIIQVENYYEATSQLAQTTLRSVLGQHELDEMLSERERLNSDVQKILDAQTDNWGIKVSNVEIKHADLDESMIRAIAKQAEAERERRAKVIHAEGELQASAKLLQASQVLAQQPEAMQLRYLQTLAAIAGTNNSTIVFPMPMELGDILAKMAKK; this comes from the coding sequence ATGACGCCTTTTTTAGGGGTAATATTTGCAGCCATTATACTGCTATTAATATCCGCAGTTAAGGTTTTTCGGGAGTATGAACGTGGTGTGGTGTTTATGCTTGGGCGCTTTTGGCGGGTTAAAGGTCCTGGATTAGTGCTAATTATTCCGGTAATTCAGCAAGTAGTGCGCGTGGATTTACGTACTATTGTTATGGATGTTCCGAGCCAGGATGTGATTTCAAAGGATAACGTGTCCGTCCGTGTCAATGCGGTACTATATTTCCGGGTTGTTGCACCAGAGCATGCGATTATTCAAGTGGAAAATTATTATGAAGCCACCAGTCAGCTAGCGCAAACTACCTTGCGTTCGGTTTTGGGACAACATGAGCTTGATGAAATGCTTTCCGAACGCGAGCGTTTGAATAGTGACGTGCAAAAAATACTCGATGCACAAACGGATAATTGGGGCATCAAAGTCTCTAATGTCGAAATCAAACACGCCGATTTGGATGAAAGTATGATTCGTGCAATTGCTAAACAAGCTGAAGCGGAACGGGAACGTCGTGCGAAAGTTATTCATGCCGAAGGGGAATTACAAGCTTCAGCAAAACTACTGCAAGCATCTCAAGTATTAGCACAACAACCAGAGGCAATGCAGCTACGTTATTTACAGACTTTAGCAGCGATTGCCGGAACAAATAATTCCACGATTGTATTTCCCATGCCCATGGAGCTGGGGGATATTTTAGCGAAGATGGCGAAAAAATAA
- the dcd gene encoding dCTP deaminase has product MSIKSDRWIEKMALEHGMISPFESNQVREKESGRIISYGVSSYGYDVRCSREFKIFTNINSSIVDPKAFDENSFVDVESDVCIIPPNSFALARTVEYFRIPRNVLTICLGKSTYARCGIIVNVTPLEPEWEGHVTLEFSNTTPLPAKIYAHEGVAQMLFLEASEVCAVSYRDRGGKYQGQTGVTLPRT; this is encoded by the coding sequence GTGTCGATTAAATCAGATAGATGGATTGAAAAAATGGCGCTTGAACATGGAATGATTTCTCCATTCGAGTCGAACCAAGTACGTGAAAAGGAGAGTGGACGGATTATTTCTTATGGAGTATCTAGTTATGGGTACGACGTGCGCTGTTCAAGAGAGTTTAAGATTTTTACTAACATCAACTCATCTATAGTCGATCCGAAGGCATTTGATGAAAATAGTTTTGTGGATGTGGAGTCTGACGTATGTATCATTCCTCCAAACTCGTTTGCTTTGGCGCGCACAGTCGAGTATTTCCGTATTCCACGTAATGTACTGACTATTTGCTTAGGTAAATCCACTTATGCGCGTTGCGGTATTATTGTTAACGTTACTCCCCTAGAGCCTGAGTGGGAAGGACATGTTACCTTGGAATTTTCGAATACTACGCCCTTGCCTGCAAAAATTTATGCTCATGAAGGCGTTGCACAAATGCTCTTCTTGGAAGCAAGCGAAGTTTGCGCTGTTTCCTACCGCGATCGTGGTGGCAAATACCAAGGACAAACTGGTGTAACCTTGCCACGTACTTAA
- a CDS encoding integration host factor subunit beta, producing MIKSELIEHIAARMTHLTEKQVADGINKILELMSDALVKNQRIEIRGFGSFSLHYRPPRNAHNPKTGEKVVTKAKYSPHFKPGKELRERVDMSRSQYELPAEEE from the coding sequence ATGATTAAATCGGAGCTCATAGAACACATTGCTGCTCGAATGACGCATCTTACTGAAAAACAAGTAGCTGATGGGATTAATAAGATATTAGAACTAATGAGTGATGCACTAGTTAAAAATCAACGGATTGAAATTCGTGGCTTTGGTAGCTTTTCGCTACATTACCGTCCGCCACGTAATGCCCATAATCCGAAAACAGGGGAAAAAGTAGTCACGAAGGCTAAGTACAGCCCCCACTTTAAACCTGGTAAAGAATTACGTGAGCGTGTTGATATGTCTCGGTCACAATACGAATTGCCAGCTGAGGAAGAATAG
- a CDS encoding class I SAM-dependent methyltransferase, translating to MIFSITITIYLILLLSLSGRYLCRRIKQGRIEQWKKSLHIDEHERVFQQLYHHANGFLLSQQARQKSDSLDYVYGEIKLLPFLALFSLAQPDKQTVFYDLGCGVGKAVLACAMVYPINKSVGIEILPQLYFNACRQVDYLAQLPNYAEQAKKIEFILGDFLEVNLDEATIIFINSTSFFGPTWEKICARIEQLPQLKIVITTSKTLPGKHFKVILQTQIEMSWGVVFAYIHARKKSKY from the coding sequence TTGATCTTCTCCATTACGATTACTATTTATTTAATCCTGCTCCTTAGCTTGAGCGGCCGCTATCTATGCCGCCGTATCAAACAAGGGCGCATCGAGCAATGGAAAAAATCCCTGCATATCGATGAACATGAACGAGTTTTTCAACAGTTATATCATCATGCAAATGGGTTCCTATTATCCCAGCAAGCGCGTCAAAAAAGTGATTCACTCGATTATGTTTATGGTGAAATTAAACTTTTACCTTTCCTCGCTTTATTTTCACTAGCCCAGCCTGACAAACAAACCGTATTTTATGATCTTGGTTGTGGGGTAGGAAAAGCAGTGCTCGCTTGCGCGATGGTTTATCCTATAAATAAAAGTGTTGGGATAGAAATTCTGCCCCAACTTTATTTTAATGCCTGCAGACAAGTAGATTACTTAGCCCAACTACCCAATTATGCGGAGCAAGCAAAAAAAATTGAATTTATTTTAGGAGATTTTCTTGAAGTAAATTTGGATGAAGCAACCATTATTTTTATTAATTCAACTTCATTTTTTGGTCCAACCTGGGAGAAAATTTGCGCTCGCATTGAGCAATTACCCCAACTAAAAATCGTCATCACTACCAGCAAAACCTTACCAGGCAAGCACTTTAAGGTAATTCTGCAAACACAAATTGAAATGAGCTGGGGGGTGGTTTTTGCCTATATACATGCGCGAAAAAAGAGTAAATACTAA
- a CDS encoding pyridoxal-phosphate dependent enzyme — translation MIYPNILETIGKTPVVKINRLGHELDCELYAKCEFFNPGGSIKDRIGYEMVVHAEKDGLIKPGYTLIEPTSGNTGIGIALAGAVLGYKVIITMPEKMSQEKQSVLERLGAKIYRTPTEAAYNDPESHISLAKKLQAEIPNSYILDQYANPNNPNAHYRGTAQEIIDDFGMDLHMVVAGVGTGGTITGIAKRLKEYNPAIKIIGIDPEGSILGGGTEIKSYHVEGIGYDFFPEVLDNKLIDQYIKTNDENSFHAARQLMRDEGLLVGGSSGAAMWGALQAAKTLKKGQKCLVILPDSIRNYMSKFANDEWMKAQGFL, via the coding sequence ATGATTTACCCAAACATACTCGAAACCATCGGCAAAACACCCGTTGTAAAAATTAATCGTCTGGGCCACGAATTAGATTGTGAGCTTTATGCTAAGTGTGAATTTTTTAACCCCGGCGGCTCAATTAAAGATCGAATTGGTTATGAAATGGTAGTTCATGCTGAAAAAGATGGCTTAATTAAACCAGGTTACACATTGATTGAACCTACTTCAGGTAATACAGGTATTGGTATCGCTCTGGCCGGTGCTGTTCTAGGATATAAAGTAATTATTACCATGCCTGAAAAAATGAGCCAAGAGAAACAATCCGTTCTAGAGCGTTTGGGCGCAAAAATCTACCGCACACCAACTGAGGCGGCTTATAATGATCCGGAAAGCCACATTTCTCTAGCTAAAAAATTACAAGCAGAAATTCCCAACTCCTATATTTTAGATCAGTACGCCAACCCGAATAACCCTAATGCTCATTATCGTGGCACCGCTCAAGAAATCATCGATGATTTCGGTATGGACTTACATATGGTTGTTGCAGGCGTAGGTACTGGCGGTACCATTACAGGCATCGCCAAACGCTTAAAAGAGTACAATCCCGCCATTAAAATTATTGGTATTGATCCAGAAGGCTCTATTTTAGGTGGGGGCACTGAAATTAAATCCTACCACGTAGAAGGGATTGGTTATGATTTCTTCCCTGAGGTATTAGACAATAAGTTAATTGATCAATATATTAAAACCAATGATGAAAACTCATTCCATGCGGCAAGACAACTTATGCGCGATGAAGGTTTATTAGTCGGTGGGTCTTCTGGTGCGGCAATGTGGGGTGCATTGCAAGCCGCTAAAACATTAAAGAAGGGGCAAAAATGCTTGGTTATTTTGCCAGATTCTATTCGTAACTACATGTCTAAATTTGCAAATGATGAATGGATGAAAGCGCAGGGTTTCCTTTAA